A stretch of Campylobacter gracilis DNA encodes these proteins:
- the lepB gene encoding signal peptidase I, which produces MKILSKIYHFLSSWTGTVIVVLFVILFVAQAFVIPSGSMRTTLLEGDFLFVKKFSYGIPTPHIPFVEWQVAPDSDGDGHIIRGEGPKRGDIVVFRYPLNEKMHFVKRNFAVGGDEVIFDLNNFYLRPHEGDEFIAANYDARDIVILGGEKYVKEPYKFKGIHYDTNARNSMLTNVKIALEKGELSMKPISLSEIPHSFEAAGISFNAFYIKVPQDEYFMIGDNRNNSADSRFWGPVPYRLIVGKPWFTYFSIDADRKIRWERIGRFVDTLQNDESLIYEQK; this is translated from the coding sequence ATGAAAATACTAAGCAAAATTTATCACTTTTTATCAAGTTGGACGGGGACGGTCATCGTCGTTTTATTCGTCATTCTTTTTGTTGCGCAAGCCTTCGTGATCCCCAGCGGATCGATGCGCACTACGCTTTTGGAGGGCGATTTTTTATTCGTTAAAAAATTTAGCTACGGCATCCCGACCCCGCATATTCCCTTTGTGGAGTGGCAGGTGGCTCCTGATAGCGACGGCGACGGGCATATCATCCGCGGCGAGGGTCCGAAGCGCGGTGATATCGTGGTTTTTCGCTATCCGCTTAATGAAAAAATGCACTTTGTAAAGCGAAATTTTGCCGTAGGCGGCGACGAGGTGATATTTGATCTGAATAATTTCTACCTTCGTCCGCATGAAGGAGATGAGTTCATTGCCGCGAACTATGATGCTCGCGACATTGTGATTTTGGGCGGCGAAAAATATGTTAAAGAGCCGTATAAGTTCAAAGGCATCCACTACGACACTAATGCTAGGAACTCGATGCTAACAAATGTCAAAATCGCACTTGAGAAAGGTGAGCTTTCTATGAAGCCCATTAGTTTAAGTGAAATTCCTCATAGCTTCGAAGCTGCGGGGATAAGCTTCAATGCCTTTTACATCAAAGTGCCGCAGGATGAGTATTTTATGATAGGCGATAATCGAAATAATTCCGCCGATAGCCGCTTTTGGGGTCCGGTACCTTATCGTCTGATCGTTGGCAAGCCGTGGTTTACATATTTTAGTATCGATGCCGATCGCAAGATCCGCTGGGAGCGAATCGGACGCTTCGTCGATACCTTGCAAAACGACGAAAGCCTAATCTATGAGCAAAAATAA